The Terriglobales bacterium genome includes a region encoding these proteins:
- a CDS encoding alkaline phosphatase family protein, protein MKIRTAIAGITVAIELLICALFAGAQIQDASPSSPVEPAAPHNFVLFIADGLRHDAVNPDAAPAMFSLRQHGVDFVNSHALYPTFTTPNASAFATGHGLGDTGDFGNALYVGHAIGKDVSSGTLTPFIENNLFLAKLNDYYGGNYLGEPTLVDLARANGYAVAVVGKHGPTAIQDISEIRAIINDFQPTSATIIDDTTSPQGIPLPPDIKIEMNASGLSGTAPDRSNGQQEPSSRGNNGRPGTLVANFNQQQYFANVATQAVLPAFKKELKPFFLIFWSRDPDGTQHNQGDSLDQLYPGINGPTSRTAIRNADNDLWQIVDYLKANNLDRNTDIIVVADHGFSTISKREISRTGAPTKSYAASKTYLDVKEGYLPSGFLAIDLAHALKKPLYDPDATPFVSETGNYYQKISICDCDDSKFLQHPSSGNGVIGGSGRMPGPNEITDAEIVVAANGGTDLIYLPQERGEKAEANKQLAQSISQFLVQQDYVDGIFVRDDLGDLPGTLPLSAIGLMGATKLPKPALVVSFKNFSLSLDSLLTRVEISDSSLQEGQGMHGSFSRADTFNNMIAFGPDFKSEYVDRAPASNADIAVTIAAVMKWKFPEGNGTLRGRVLSEAIKGGPDTLTFTQPPPRKSSQPGANGLGTVLHYQVLGEYTYYDQACLVNTAPANPLEDKQLDCQ, encoded by the coding sequence GTGAAAATAAGAACCGCAATCGCTGGAATCACTGTCGCAATAGAGTTATTGATCTGCGCGTTGTTTGCCGGGGCCCAGATCCAGGACGCCTCTCCATCATCCCCAGTCGAACCAGCAGCCCCGCATAATTTCGTGCTCTTTATCGCCGACGGATTGCGCCACGATGCAGTCAATCCAGACGCAGCGCCTGCGATGTTCAGCTTGCGTCAGCATGGAGTTGATTTTGTTAATAGTCATGCTTTGTATCCTACTTTTACAACTCCAAACGCTTCGGCGTTCGCCACAGGACACGGATTGGGTGACACTGGTGACTTTGGCAATGCTTTGTACGTCGGACACGCTATCGGCAAGGATGTCTCATCGGGAACTCTTACTCCTTTCATTGAGAACAACCTGTTTTTGGCCAAGCTGAATGACTACTACGGCGGCAACTATCTCGGAGAGCCGACTCTAGTGGATTTGGCCCGCGCAAACGGCTACGCAGTTGCGGTGGTTGGCAAACATGGCCCCACGGCAATCCAGGACATCTCTGAGATTCGGGCGATCATCAACGATTTCCAGCCAACATCGGCAACGATTATTGACGACACCACCAGTCCGCAAGGAATACCGCTTCCGCCTGACATTAAAATCGAAATGAACGCTTCCGGATTAAGTGGGACTGCCCCTGACCGCAGCAATGGCCAGCAGGAGCCCAGTTCCCGCGGCAACAATGGACGCCCTGGCACCCTCGTCGCGAATTTTAATCAGCAACAGTATTTCGCGAACGTCGCCACACAAGCGGTCTTACCTGCTTTCAAGAAAGAGCTGAAGCCGTTCTTCCTTATTTTCTGGTCACGTGATCCTGATGGCACGCAGCACAATCAAGGAGACAGCCTCGATCAACTGTATCCGGGAATTAACGGCCCAACGTCACGAACCGCGATTCGTAACGCCGACAACGATCTCTGGCAGATTGTTGATTATCTGAAAGCCAATAATCTTGACCGCAACACAGATATCATTGTGGTTGCCGACCACGGTTTTTCGACAATCAGCAAGAGAGAAATATCCCGCACGGGCGCACCAACCAAGAGCTATGCTGCCAGCAAAACCTACCTTGATGTAAAAGAAGGATACTTGCCATCTGGCTTCCTGGCCATTGATCTCGCACACGCCTTGAAGAAGCCACTGTATGACCCGGATGCCACGCCCTTCGTCTCTGAAACCGGCAATTACTACCAAAAGATCAGCATCTGCGATTGTGATGACTCTAAATTCCTGCAGCACCCTTCATCTGGGAACGGCGTCATCGGAGGAAGCGGCAGGATGCCGGGCCCCAACGAGATCACCGATGCAGAGATCGTGGTCGCCGCCAATGGCGGCACCGATCTCATTTACCTGCCGCAGGAACGCGGCGAAAAAGCTGAAGCCAACAAACAACTCGCCCAGAGCATCAGCCAGTTCCTTGTGCAGCAGGATTATGTAGATGGCATCTTTGTACGCGATGACTTAGGCGACCTTCCCGGGACACTGCCTCTCAGTGCGATCGGCCTCATGGGGGCCACCAAGCTGCCTAAGCCTGCTCTTGTTGTGAGCTTCAAGAATTTCTCACTGAGTCTCGACTCTCTCCTCACCCGCGTGGAGATCTCCGATTCTTCGCTTCAGGAAGGACAAGGCATGCACGGCAGCTTCAGCCGGGCGGATACTTTTAACAACATGATAGCGTTTGGTCCCGACTTCAAGTCCGAGTACGTAGACCGGGCGCCGGCCAGTAATGCAGATATTGCTGTAACCATCGCTGCAGTCATGAAATGGAAGTTCCCAGAAGGCAACGGAACCCTTCGCGGACGCGTTCTCAGCGAAGCCATCAAAGGTGGCCCAGACACGCTTACATTTACCCAGCCGCCTCCAAGAAAGTCCTCTCAGCCCGGTGCAAATGGATTGGGGACCGTACTGCATTATCAGGTGCTTGGAGAATACACTTACTACGATCAAGCCTGTCTGGTGAACACAGCGCCTGCGAACCCGCTTGAAGACAAGCAGCTCGACTGCCAATGA
- a CDS encoding alkaline phosphatase family protein, translated as MYLRTRVFFLIAVLLIVVSASSNVLAQCGVERWSVKTGTDADAGSVNLSSPTSTTVTNLRAFTTPNPIPPNNRVAPAETTEWTLDATLTLYKLESDSDYHLVMQDASGNTMVTEIPSPTCVGSGSPFFAGIQNARSEFDARLTATTSFQTANIPVRIKGVGMFDFPHGQTGAAPNQIEIHPILDIIFNPGAGTPDYTLSASPTSLSVTQGSSGSTSISTAVSGGFNSAISLSVSGLPSGVTASFNPSSIAAPGSGSSTLTFSASGTATTGTVNAIVTASGAGVTHTTTVALTISPAASPNFTLSASPASLSVTQGGSGNTTISTSVSGGFNSAVSLSASGLPTGVTASFNPASIAAPGSGSSTLTFTASSTATIGTSNITVTASGGGVTHTTTISLTIPQTNVLGITPPDHVIIVMEENHSFSSIIGSSSAPYINSLAQQGALFTQSFAIEHPSQPNYLDLFSGSNQGITDDSCPHTFSGENLGSELTAAGLSFTGFSEDLPSAGSTVCTSGAYARKHSPWINFSNVATSANQPFTSFPTDLTTLPTLSFVIPNLNDDMHDGTIAQGDTWLQQHINGYVQFAQTHNSLLIVTWDEDDNSSSNQIPTIFIGPMVKQGQFSETVNHFNILRTLEDLYGLTHVGSAATATPISDVWKQATADFSVSASPASVSVTQGSSVSSTVSTTVSGGFNSAVSLSASGLPSGVTASFSPSSIAAPGSGSSTLTFTASSTATTGTVNVTVTASGGGVTHTTTVSLTVNAPADFTVSASPASLSVVQGSSGSSTISTTVSGGFNSAVSLSASGLPSGVTASFNPTSIAAPGSGSSTLTFTASSTATTGTVSVTVTASGGGVTHTTTVSLTITSAATPDFTVSASPTSVSVVQGSSGSSTVSTTVSGGFNSAVSLSASGLPSGVTASFNPTSIAAPGSGSSTLTFTASSTATTGTVNVTVTASGGGVTHTTTVSLTVTAAATPDFTVSASPTSVSVVQGSSGTSSISTTVSGGFNSAVSLSASGLPSGVTASFSPTSIAAPGSGSSTLTFTASSTATTGTVSVTVTASGGGVTHTTTVSLTVTASGGGGTTQILGNPGFENGSSNPAPWTVTTTQSTNRVINSTSTEPPHSGTWDAWLDGHGSTTTDTLMQQVSIPSNATAASLSFFLHIDTAETSTTRAFDTLTVQVRNSSGTVLSTLATYSNLNHASGYQQKTFDLSSFKGQTIQIFLQGKEDFTLQTSFVVDDFALNVTTPGPPDTTPPTTSITAPANGATVSGAVTINATASDDVGVTQIQILIDGTVAASNTNSTSLSFNWSTTSVANGSHTIVSKAFDAAGNVGTSSTVTVTVSNSGGTITELIGNGGFENGSTNPAPWTATTGVINNSSSEPPHTGSWDAWLDGYGTTHTDTLAQQVTIPANATAASLTFWLHIDTAETSTTTAFDTLNVQVLNSSGTVLSTLATFSNLNAAAGYQQQTFDVSSFKGQTIQIFFKGVEDSTLQTSFVVDDVSLKVTQ; from the coding sequence ATGTATCTACGTACGCGCGTATTTTTCCTGATTGCAGTTCTTCTCATCGTAGTTTCGGCTTCCAGCAATGTTCTCGCCCAATGCGGCGTTGAGCGCTGGTCGGTCAAAACGGGCACGGATGCTGATGCTGGATCGGTGAACCTGAGTTCTCCAACCAGCACAACGGTCACCAACCTGCGGGCGTTCACTACGCCCAATCCGATTCCACCAAACAATCGCGTCGCCCCGGCCGAGACCACTGAGTGGACCTTGGATGCTACCTTGACGCTTTACAAGCTGGAAAGTGACTCCGATTACCATCTGGTCATGCAGGATGCTTCCGGCAACACCATGGTTACGGAGATACCGTCGCCCACGTGCGTTGGCTCCGGCAGCCCATTTTTTGCCGGCATTCAAAATGCGCGCTCCGAATTTGACGCCAGATTGACCGCTACCACAAGCTTTCAAACAGCCAACATTCCCGTACGAATCAAAGGCGTGGGAATGTTCGACTTTCCGCACGGGCAAACCGGCGCGGCACCCAACCAAATTGAAATCCACCCGATCCTGGACATTATTTTTAATCCGGGTGCGGGAACGCCAGACTACACTCTGAGCGCTTCTCCTACGAGCTTGTCTGTGACCCAGGGCAGTTCGGGCAGTACCAGCATTTCAACTGCTGTGAGCGGCGGTTTCAATTCGGCGATTTCATTATCGGTTTCAGGCCTGCCTTCGGGAGTGACTGCCAGCTTTAACCCAAGTTCAATCGCAGCGCCCGGTAGCGGAAGCTCGACGCTGACATTTTCCGCCAGCGGTACAGCGACAACCGGCACGGTTAACGCAATTGTGACCGCCAGCGGCGCTGGCGTTACTCACACTACGACTGTGGCTCTCACCATTAGTCCTGCTGCATCACCCAACTTCACCTTGAGTGCATCACCTGCCAGCTTGTCGGTTACACAGGGCGGTTCGGGCAACACGACTATTTCAACATCAGTCAGTGGTGGTTTCAATTCGGCTGTGTCGCTCTCCGCTTCCGGCTTACCTACAGGCGTGACAGCCAGCTTTAACCCGGCTTCGATCGCCGCGCCCGGCAGTGGCAGCTCAACACTCACATTTACTGCCAGCAGCACGGCAACCATCGGGACATCGAATATAACCGTGACTGCTAGCGGTGGCGGCGTTACTCATACCACGACCATATCCTTAACGATTCCCCAAACAAACGTTTTGGGCATCACTCCGCCTGATCACGTAATAATTGTTATGGAGGAGAACCATTCGTTCTCGTCTATCATCGGTTCATCTTCGGCTCCTTATATCAACAGCCTTGCGCAACAGGGCGCCTTGTTTACCCAATCGTTTGCCATTGAGCATCCCAGCCAGCCCAATTACCTGGACCTGTTTTCAGGATCGAACCAAGGCATTACCGATGATTCCTGCCCGCATACTTTTTCAGGAGAGAACTTGGGCAGCGAACTGACAGCGGCAGGACTTTCTTTCACAGGCTTCTCCGAAGACCTGCCCTCCGCGGGGTCCACGGTGTGCACATCCGGGGCCTATGCTCGCAAACATTCTCCCTGGATCAATTTCAGCAACGTTGCTACCAGCGCGAACCAACCGTTCACCAGCTTTCCCACGGACCTCACGACACTGCCAACACTTTCGTTCGTGATCCCCAACCTCAATGACGACATGCACGATGGCACCATCGCCCAGGGCGATACATGGTTGCAACAGCACATTAATGGTTACGTTCAGTTTGCGCAGACCCACAACAGCCTTCTGATTGTGACTTGGGATGAAGACGACAACTCCAGCAGCAACCAGATTCCGACAATCTTCATCGGTCCGATGGTGAAGCAAGGGCAGTTCAGCGAGACCGTCAATCACTTCAATATTCTGCGCACTCTTGAGGATTTATACGGCCTGACCCACGTGGGCAGCGCGGCCACGGCCACGCCGATCTCCGATGTGTGGAAGCAGGCAACAGCCGACTTCAGCGTATCGGCGTCGCCGGCTTCGGTGAGTGTTACTCAAGGCAGCTCGGTCAGCAGCACGGTTTCGACTACAGTCAGCGGCGGTTTCAACTCTGCCGTGTCACTGTCAGCCTCAGGCCTGCCTTCAGGCGTAACTGCCAGCTTCAGTCCAAGTTCGATAGCTGCACCTGGCAGCGGAAGCTCGACGCTTACATTCACTGCCAGCAGCACGGCGACGACTGGCACAGTGAATGTGACGGTCACCGCGAGCGGAGGTGGTGTGACTCACACTACTACCGTTTCTTTGACTGTGAACGCGCCAGCCGATTTCACCGTAAGCGCATCGCCAGCGAGCCTCTCGGTGGTTCAAGGCAGCTCGGGTAGCAGCACGATTTCAACTACAGTGAGTGGCGGCTTCAATTCTGCTGTTTCACTGTCGGCCTCTGGCTTGCCTTCGGGGGTGACTGCCAGCTTCAATCCAACTTCAATTGCGGCTCCTGGCAGCGGAAGCTCGACGCTTACATTCACCGCCAGCAGTACTGCGACGACCGGCACTGTGAGCGTGACGGTGACGGCAAGTGGTGGTGGAGTGACTCACACCACAACTGTATCGTTGACTATTACTTCCGCCGCAACGCCCGACTTCACGGTCAGCGCTTCTCCTACCAGCGTCTCGGTGGTTCAGGGCAGTTCAGGCAGCAGCACGGTTTCAACTACAGTCAGCGGCGGCTTCAACTCTGCTGTGTCACTCTCTGCTTCTGGCTTGCCTTCGGGTGTGACTGCCAGCTTCAATCCAACTTCGATTGCGGCCCCCGGCAGTGGAAGCTCGACGCTTACATTTACTGCCAGCAGCACGGCTACGACCGGCACCGTTAACGTGACGGTGACGGCGAGTGGCGGTGGCGTGACTCACACTACAACCGTCTCACTGACTGTTACGGCTGCCGCAACGCCTGACTTCACTGTCAGCGCTTCGCCCACCAGCGTCTCGGTGGTTCAGGGCAGTTCGGGCACTAGCTCGATTTCAACTACAGTCAGTGGTGGCTTCAACTCTGCCGTGTCACTGTCTGCCTCCGGTTTGCCTTCAGGTGTAACTGCCAGCTTTAGCCCGACTTCGATTGCGGCTCCTGGTAGCGGAAGCTCAACGCTCACATTTACCGCCAGCAGCACAGCGACGACTGGCACTGTCAGCGTGACGGTGACTGCGAGTGGTGGCGGCGTGACTCACACCACAACCGTCTCACTGACTGTTACAGCTTCGGGTGGTGGCGGAACAACACAGATCCTCGGTAATCCGGGATTTGAAAATGGATCTTCCAATCCTGCGCCCTGGACTGTGACTACAACTCAATCGACAAACAGGGTGATTAACAGCACCAGCACAGAACCGCCTCATTCCGGCACATGGGACGCCTGGCTCGACGGTCATGGCTCGACTACGACCGATACGCTGATGCAGCAAGTCAGCATCCCGTCCAATGCAACGGCGGCTTCTTTAAGCTTCTTCCTGCACATTGATACTGCTGAAACCAGCACGACTCGGGCTTTTGACACACTGACCGTACAGGTGCGCAATAGCTCAGGCACAGTGCTGTCAACGCTGGCAACGTACTCCAACTTGAACCATGCCAGCGGCTATCAGCAGAAGACATTTGACTTGAGTTCCTTCAAAGGCCAGACCATCCAGATCTTCCTGCAAGGCAAAGAAGATTTCACCTTGCAAACCTCATTCGTAGTGGATGACTTCGCCTTGAACGTCACCACACCCGGGCCTCCGGACACGACGCCTCCAACCACTTCCATCACAGCTCCCGCTAATGGCGCTACCGTCTCGGGAGCGGTTACCATCAACGCGACCGCCTCCGATGACGTGGGCGTTACCCAGATACAGATTCTGATTGATGGGACGGTAGCAGCTTCAAACACCAACTCCACATCGCTATCGTTTAACTGGTCTACGACATCGGTTGCCAACGGTTCGCACACCATCGTTTCCAAGGCCTTCGATGCGGCGGGGAACGTTGGGACTTCATCCACGGTAACCGTGACTGTTTCCAACTCGGGTGGCACCATAACGGAACTCATCGGCAATGGTGGCTTCGAGAACGGCTCCACGAATCCTGCACCCTGGACGGCCACCACTGGCGTGATCAACAATTCCAGCAGCGAACCACCGCACACTGGAAGCTGGGACGCATGGTTGGATGGCTATGGAACAACCCACACAGATACCCTGGCGCAGCAAGTCACAATCCCAGCCAATGCCACGGCCGCAAGCCTGACCTTCTGGCTGCACATTGATACCGCTGAGACCAGCACAACTACAGCCTTCGATACGCTGAACGTCCAAGTGCTGAATTCTTCCGGCACCGTGCTGTCAACGCTCGCAACGTTCTCTAACCTGAATGCGGCTGCGGGGTATCAGCAGCAAACTTTCGACGTCAGCTCTTTCAAAGGGCAGACAATTCAGATCTTCTTTAAGGGCGTGGAAGACAGTACGCTGCAAACTTCATTTGTCGTAGATGACGTTTCGCTCAAAGTGACACAATAA
- a CDS encoding tetratricopeptide repeat protein: MSTEDQLLTHPKPCSSLHWRGMRLSFLTFPILGLAVFGLCIFASALSFCQEKERRDCPSDHDQFMKIQQDAEQNKPDAQTILASCYELGRNVEPNGKEAIRWLTQAAELGYAPAEYELGRTYLYGRGIPADYQLALLWEKKAAEQGEREAQRDLAFMYERGLGVEQNAEQAVLWNRKAAEQGEPAAQLHLAEALESNSENKAETLSWYRKAARQNRPEAQLRLAQMYAEGNGAPQNYAAAMYWYNKAAEGGQSQAMYEMGKLYLAGNHVQRNTEAAFIWFQVGARFGSQESRIEAAKLQPTLSKKQKLAADSRISNWISHHSGAQKEEDEEEREKH, from the coding sequence ATGAGCACTGAAGATCAACTATTGACGCATCCGAAGCCTTGCTCCTCATTACATTGGCGAGGTATGCGTTTGTCTTTCTTAACGTTTCCCATCTTAGGATTAGCTGTTTTCGGATTATGTATTTTCGCTTCGGCATTGTCTTTTTGCCAGGAAAAAGAAAGACGTGATTGCCCATCCGATCACGATCAATTTATGAAAATCCAGCAAGACGCCGAACAGAACAAACCTGATGCACAAACGATTCTGGCCTCTTGCTATGAATTAGGACGTAATGTAGAGCCGAATGGAAAAGAGGCAATCCGCTGGCTCACGCAGGCTGCTGAACTTGGATATGCGCCGGCGGAATACGAATTAGGCCGCACCTACCTCTACGGACGCGGGATTCCTGCTGACTACCAATTAGCGCTGCTCTGGGAAAAGAAGGCCGCCGAGCAGGGCGAACGCGAAGCCCAGCGAGATTTGGCGTTCATGTACGAAAGAGGGCTGGGCGTTGAGCAAAACGCTGAACAGGCTGTCCTGTGGAATCGAAAAGCCGCGGAGCAAGGTGAGCCGGCAGCGCAACTCCATCTGGCAGAGGCGCTGGAAAGCAACAGTGAGAACAAAGCCGAGACATTAAGTTGGTACCGGAAAGCTGCACGGCAGAATAGGCCCGAGGCGCAGCTTCGGCTCGCTCAAATGTATGCTGAAGGTAATGGCGCCCCACAAAACTATGCGGCCGCCATGTATTGGTACAACAAGGCGGCTGAGGGCGGCCAGTCCCAGGCAATGTATGAAATGGGCAAGCTCTACCTGGCAGGAAATCACGTGCAGCGCAATACGGAAGCTGCTTTTATCTGGTTTCAGGTTGGCGCTCGGTTCGGATCGCAAGAGAGCCGGATTGAAGCAGCGAAGCTGCAACCAACTTTAAGCAAGAAGCAAAAACTGGCTGCTGATTCGCGTATCAGCAATTGGATCAGCCATCACTCGGGTGCGCAAAAGGAAGAAGATGAGGAAGAAAGAGAGAAACACTAG
- a CDS encoding thioredoxin domain-containing protein produces the protein MPLVRICKDCGQKNRIPARHLADTGRCGACKAPLPPADEPLEVDPELFNEIVQNARVPVLVDFWAAWCGPCLRAAPEVARTAADMAGHAVVVKVDTERYPELAARFNVRGIPNFVVLYGGRLMVQQAGLVDHTQMEGWLRSASPASAI, from the coding sequence ATGCCTTTAGTCCGAATTTGTAAGGATTGCGGGCAAAAAAACCGAATTCCGGCGAGGCATCTGGCTGATACCGGACGCTGCGGCGCTTGCAAGGCCCCCTTACCGCCGGCAGACGAACCTCTGGAAGTTGATCCTGAACTATTCAACGAAATAGTCCAAAATGCTCGCGTCCCGGTGTTGGTGGATTTCTGGGCTGCTTGGTGCGGTCCTTGCCTGAGAGCTGCACCCGAGGTTGCCCGCACCGCCGCAGATATGGCTGGTCATGCCGTGGTCGTAAAAGTTGATACAGAACGTTATCCCGAACTCGCCGCCCGCTTCAATGTTCGTGGCATTCCGAATTTTGTGGTTTTGTACGGCGGCCGTTTGATGGTGCAGCAAGCTGGCCTGGTTGACCACACCCAGATGGAGGGCTGGTTGCGATCTGCCAGCCCTGCCTCGGCGATTTAG
- a CDS encoding radical SAM protein — MKIHLVNPSDTSFGTAVITPRWLYVLAGATPASFGDPEICDETLEHLDPLRVQKGDVVGIGIHTGNALRGYAIGRIARERGAWVIFGGIQASLYPDEAFEHGCADAVVTGDGDIAWGRALEDCRKGAPERIYSGGQIQADEFKPARWDLLPPDSYMWASVQTVRGCPKHCSFCSVWRTDGQQPRQRTSDIIIEEIVQLRRRGFRFVALADDNFYPVSLTDIRLAERQNNQHKLAELHSIRDERFELMARLAELPKDMTFFTQITMEAAEDPRYLDAMRAARIRGALVGVEAVTAEGLKAVYKDFNCSGENLARQLQIFRDHGVHVLGSFIFGLPTDREDTFDATLYLAHKAGLTFAQFVMLTPFPGTVDFERWEKGQGDARTISGIPLTRYWLIPPELRPKMFMPHPTMSSEELRQRTQNVWDRFYSIGSIWQRSRCTPTIRARLAFLFISKLYRQMYASTGITTDSARRSKANRWARWLAKPCRRLFQGRPMPELEVPRRRITSASPLNKFVQLQAAANSSRLNRGEQR; from the coding sequence ATGAAAATACATCTCGTCAATCCCAGCGATACTTCCTTCGGAACTGCGGTCATAACACCCCGATGGCTCTACGTCCTTGCCGGCGCAACTCCAGCCTCCTTTGGGGATCCCGAAATCTGTGATGAAACTTTAGAACATCTGGATCCTTTGCGCGTTCAAAAGGGCGACGTGGTTGGCATAGGAATCCACACTGGCAATGCCCTGCGAGGTTACGCGATTGGGCGCATCGCACGGGAACGGGGGGCATGGGTCATCTTTGGAGGCATTCAAGCCAGTCTCTATCCAGATGAAGCCTTTGAGCACGGGTGCGCCGATGCTGTGGTGACAGGCGATGGAGATATCGCCTGGGGACGAGCGCTGGAGGACTGCCGTAAGGGCGCCCCGGAGAGAATCTATTCCGGCGGACAAATCCAGGCAGACGAGTTCAAGCCGGCGCGATGGGACCTGCTGCCGCCCGATAGCTATATGTGGGCGTCGGTGCAGACCGTCCGCGGCTGTCCTAAGCATTGTTCGTTTTGCTCCGTCTGGCGCACGGACGGCCAGCAGCCACGCCAGCGTACATCCGACATCATCATTGAAGAAATCGTGCAATTGCGGCGCCGAGGCTTCCGTTTTGTCGCCTTGGCCGATGACAACTTTTACCCCGTATCGCTCACCGACATCAGGTTGGCCGAACGGCAAAACAATCAGCATAAACTTGCTGAGTTGCACTCCATTCGGGACGAGAGATTTGAGTTGATGGCCCGTCTCGCCGAATTGCCAAAGGACATGACCTTCTTTACCCAAATCACCATGGAGGCAGCGGAAGATCCCCGGTACTTGGACGCTATGCGGGCTGCCCGAATCAGGGGTGCGCTGGTGGGCGTAGAAGCTGTTACCGCAGAGGGATTAAAGGCTGTCTATAAGGATTTCAACTGCTCGGGAGAGAATCTCGCCCGCCAGCTCCAAATCTTCCGCGACCACGGTGTGCATGTTCTTGGCTCGTTCATTTTCGGGCTGCCAACCGATCGCGAAGACACCTTCGATGCAACATTATATTTGGCGCACAAGGCGGGACTGACCTTCGCACAGTTCGTGATGCTCACACCTTTTCCCGGCACCGTGGATTTCGAACGCTGGGAAAAGGGGCAAGGCGATGCGCGGACGATTTCCGGCATTCCGCTCACCCGATACTGGCTGATCCCGCCGGAACTCAGACCAAAGATGTTCATGCCGCACCCCACCATGAGCTCTGAAGAGCTAAGGCAACGAACCCAGAATGTTTGGGACCGCTTCTATAGCATAGGATCCATTTGGCAACGCTCGAGATGCACTCCCACGATCAGGGCGCGTCTGGCCTTCCTATTCATCTCCAAACTCTATCGGCAGATGTATGCCAGTACTGGGATTACGACCGACAGTGCGCGGAGAAGTAAAGCAAACCGCTGGGCTCGCTGGCTGGCTAAGCCCTGTCGGCGTCTATTCCAGGGCAGACCGATGCCCGAATTGGAAGTGCCGCGGAGAAGGATCACCAGTGCGAGTCCGTTGAACAAGTTCGTACAACTCCAGGCGGCGGCCAACTCGTCCCGTTTGAATCGCGGAGAACAACGCTGA